The proteins below come from a single Papaver somniferum cultivar HN1 chromosome 11, ASM357369v1, whole genome shotgun sequence genomic window:
- the LOC113322688 gene encoding pentatricopeptide repeat-containing protein At2g15630, mitochondrial-like has translation MKIHRLLVSHTSKKRINLTKFFSTNQGQLYASFSSTSHSNIHENNKSNTGYLLKKSILASEWNLITELYSNLSSLVVHNTLLDLRESPKTVLGFIQNLGFFHFDIKCFSLSIVIISQHRSHQSTAIDLLKRAIHGGFLKNKPIFDELVLSCNLLNSSNSIVMDYLISAYCKLGRPEEALQVYIFMKDQKILPHTDTCNLLLSSFVNKNLTEAAWLFYADMFRSSIYSSVVTYNIMINVLCKEGKLKRAKGFIRDMEALGEKPTVVTYNTLIQGYCSHGKLESAIEIFKSMDSQGINPNSYTYGSLINGFCKEGKLDEAVNLFKKMEGSKLVPTAVIYNTLISGYCDKGSLETAFRFRDEMVKKGVQPTILTYNKLIHALSMEENMTEVENLVKEMRERGMAPDDVTYNSLINGYCKELNATKAIELYEEMLSKRIHPTVQTYSSLIYVLGKRKRMNEADHLFKQMTDKGVSPDLILFNTMIDAQCSNGYMDHAFMLLKEMDAKKITPDEATYNALMNGLCKVGKVDEARELLNDMKKRGIQPDHISYNTLISGYSRKGDIMDAYKVRDEMFSKGFNPTIFTYKPLIQGLCKNKEQGRAEELLKEMVSKGINPDHSTYISLAEGKRKDENLVQITST, from the coding sequence ATGAAAATTCACAGATTGCTCGTCTCCCATACATCAAAGAAACGAATCAATCTAACCAAGTTCTTCTCCACAAATCAAGGTCAGTTGTATGCATCATTTTCCTCAACATCTCACTCTAACATCCATGAAAACAACAAATCCAACACTGGGTATCTCCTGAAAAAATCCATATTAGCTTCTGAATGGAACTTAATTACGGAATTGTATTCAAATTTATCTTCTTTAGTAGTTCACAATACCTTGCTTGATCTTCGTGAATCACCTAAAACTGTTCTAGGGTTTATACAAAACTTGGGTTTTTTTCATTTTGATATCAAATGTTTCAGCTTATCTATAGTTATAATATCTCAGCACCGATCACATCAAAGTACTGCCATTGATCTCTTGAAAAGAGCAATCCATGGTGGATTTTTAAAGAATAAACCGATTTTTGATGAATTGGTGTTATCTTGTAATctattgaattcatcaaattcaatAGTTATGGATTATCTGATTAGTGCTTATTGTAAATTGGGAAGACCTGAAGAAGCATTACAAGTTTATATATTTATGAAGGATCAAAAGATTCTCCCTCATACCGATACATGTAATTTGCTACTGAGTTCGTTtgtaaacaaaaatctaactgaAGCAGCTTGGCTTTTTTATGCTGACATGTTTAGGTCAAGCATATATTCATCTGTTGTTACGTACAATATAATGATAAATGTGCTGTGTAAAGAAGGGAAACTGAAAAGGGCAAAAGGTTTTATCAGGGATATGGAGGCTCTCGGTGAGAAACCTACTGTTGTAACTTATAACACTTTAATTCAAGGTTATTGTTCACATGGAAAACTTGAATCAGCTATCGAGATCTTCAAATCTATGGATTCGCAAGGAATTAATCCAAATTCTTACACATATGGTTCACTTATAAATGGGTTCTGCAAAGAAGGAAAGCTTGATGAAGCTGTAAATTTGTTCAAGAAAATGGAGGGAAGTAAATTGGTTCCTACTGCAGTAATTTACAATACATTGATCAGTGGATACTGTGACAAGGGGAGTCTGGAAACGgcctttaggtttagggatgagATGGTTAAGAAAGGAGTGCAACCCACTATCTTAACTTACAATAAGTTGATACACGCTTTGTCTATGGAAGAAAATATGACTGAAGTCGAAAATTTGGTGAAGGAAATGCGGGAAAGAGGAATGGCTCCTGACGATGTCACATATAACAGCTTGATTAATGGGTATTGCAAGGAATTGAATGCAACGAAAGCAATTGAACTTTATGAAGAGATGTTGAGTAAAAGGATTCATCCTACAGTTCAGACTTACAGTTCACTTATCTATGTTCTTGGCAAACGAAAAAGAATGAATGAGGCAGATCATTTGTTTAAACAGATGACTGATAAAGGAGTATCGCCTGATTTAATATTGTTTAATACCATGATTGATGCACAGTGTTCTAATGGCTACATGGATCATGCATTTATGCTTCTGAAGGAAATGGATGCGAAGAAGATTACTCCTGATGAAGCTACATATAATGCACTAATGAATGGGCTCTGTAAAGTAGGGAAAGTTGACGAGGCTCGTGAGCTTCTCAACGATATGAAGAAAAGAGGGATCCAACCTGATCATATCAGTTATAACACTTTAATAAGTGGTTATAGTAGGAAAGGTGATATCATGGATGCTTATAAAGTTCGCGATGAAATGTTCAGTAAAGGTTTCAATCCCACTATTTTCACATACAAACCTCTAATTCAAGGTTTATGTAAAAACAAGGAGCAGGGTCGTGCTGAGGAGCTCCTTAAAGAAATGGTAAGCAAAGGAATAAATCCCGACCACAGCACCTACATATCTTTAGCTGAGGGGAAGAGGAAAGATGAGAACTTGGTGCAAATTACATCCACGTGA